The Clostridium septicum genome contains a region encoding:
- a CDS encoding glutamine--tRNA ligase/YqeY domain fusion protein, producing MSNEINSSNFIRNIVIEDLESKKHDEIITRFPPEPNGYLHVGHAKSIVLNSGLADEFKGKFNLRFDDTNPTKEDTEYVESIKEDVKWLGGNWDNIYFASNYFDEMYSRAILLIKKGLAYVCDLTSEEIKEYRGTLTAPGKESPYRNRSVEENLDLLERMRKGEFKDGEKVLRAKIDMASPNINMRDPIIYRISHAIHHNTGDKWCIYPMYDFAHPLEDAIEGITHSICTLEFEDHRPLYDWFVKECEMDHTPRQIEFARLNITNTVMSKRKLKQLVDEKVVDGWDDPRMPTVSGLRRKGYTPESIRNFCHAIGVSKANSIVDSQMLEYFIREDLQLKAPSAMAIMRPLKLVITNYPEGQSEMLPVANNAKNENAGTREIPFSRELYIEQEDFMEVPVKKYFRLFPGNEVRLMGAYFVKCNDVIKDENGNLIEIHCTYDPETKSGSGFTGRKVKGTIHWVDAKTAKPAEFRLYEPLILDDEKENEGKHFLEQINPNSLEVLQGFIEETAAKTAKPQDKFQLIRNGFFNVDPKYTTDEKLVFNRIVSLKSSFKLNK from the coding sequence ATGTCAAATGAAATTAATTCATCTAATTTTATAAGAAACATAGTTATAGAAGACTTAGAAAGTAAAAAACATGACGAGATTATAACTCGTTTTCCACCTGAACCAAACGGTTATTTACACGTAGGTCATGCTAAATCAATAGTTTTAAATTCTGGATTAGCTGACGAATTTAAAGGTAAGTTTAACCTAAGATTTGATGATACTAACCCTACAAAGGAAGATACTGAATATGTTGAATCAATTAAAGAAGATGTTAAATGGCTTGGTGGTAACTGGGATAACATTTATTTTGCTTCAAATTACTTTGATGAAATGTATAGTAGAGCTATTCTTCTTATAAAAAAAGGATTAGCTTATGTATGTGATTTAACATCTGAAGAAATAAAAGAATATAGAGGAACTTTAACTGCTCCAGGTAAAGAAAGTCCTTACAGAAATAGAAGCGTAGAAGAAAACCTTGATTTATTAGAAAGAATGAGAAAAGGTGAATTTAAAGATGGAGAAAAAGTTTTAAGAGCCAAAATAGATATGGCTTCTCCAAACATAAATATGAGAGATCCAATTATTTATAGAATATCTCATGCAATTCATCATAATACTGGAGACAAATGGTGTATATACCCAATGTATGACTTTGCTCATCCATTAGAAGATGCTATTGAAGGAATTACTCATTCAATTTGTACTCTTGAATTTGAGGATCATAGACCACTTTATGATTGGTTTGTTAAAGAATGTGAAATGGATCATACTCCAAGACAAATTGAATTTGCTAGACTTAATATAACTAACACTGTTATGAGTAAGAGAAAGCTTAAACAACTAGTTGATGAAAAAGTAGTTGATGGCTGGGATGATCCTAGAATGCCTACAGTTTCTGGTTTAAGAAGAAAGGGATACACTCCTGAATCTATAAGAAACTTCTGTCATGCAATTGGTGTTTCAAAGGCTAATTCAATTGTAGATTCTCAAATGCTTGAATATTTTATAAGAGAAGATTTACAACTTAAAGCACCATCTGCAATGGCTATTATGAGACCTTTAAAATTAGTTATAACTAACTATCCTGAAGGACAATCTGAAATGTTACCAGTAGCTAATAATGCTAAAAATGAAAATGCTGGTACTAGAGAAATTCCATTTTCAAGAGAGCTTTACATAGAACAAGAAGACTTTATGGAGGTTCCTGTAAAAAAATACTTTAGATTATTCCCTGGTAATGAAGTTAGATTAATGGGAGCTTACTTTGTTAAATGTAATGATGTAATAAAGGATGAAAATGGAAATTTAATAGAAATTCACTGTACTTATGATCCAGAAACTAAGAGTGGTTCAGGATTTACAGGAAGAAAAGTTAAAGGGACTATTCATTGGGTAGATGCTAAAACTGCTAAGCCTGCTGAATTTAGACTTTATGAACCACTAATCCTTGATGATGAAAAAGAAAATGAAGGTAAACACTTCTTAGAACAAATAAATCCAAACTCTTTAGAAGTTTTACAAGGATTTATTGAAGAAACTGCAGCTAAAACTGCTAAACCTCAAGATAAATTCCAATTAATAAGAAATGGTTTCTTTAATGTAGATCCTAAATATACTACAGATGAAAAATTAGTATTTAATAGAATAGTATCTCTTAAGAGCTCATTTAAATTAAATAAATAA
- a CDS encoding MBL fold metallo-hydrolase encodes MLNKVTDRVYYMDYVEQGDRAVIGLVIGDNYSLVIDGGNSKEHAEKFLEYVSKLNIPKIKYLVLTHWHWDHVFGIKTINAINIVQKESNEKIKWLKTLKWTDEAIDERVKNGEEIDFCREHIKIEMPNSNRNIEIPSADIVFNEEIEIDLGGIIVKAIHIPCDHSNDSTIIWIPKEKVTFLGDALYLDMYHGEWSYSREKFYPLLEKLKNQKSNYYIPAHHPKYDNNSFNEFVSYQISIGDLVGEETSIENVKKAFEFKNKRNPNEQELEDLKVFVNGNRKNLIIDNWTK; translated from the coding sequence ATGTTAAATAAAGTTACCGATAGAGTTTATTATATGGATTATGTAGAACAAGGAGACAGGGCTGTAATTGGTTTAGTTATAGGTGATAATTATAGCTTAGTTATAGATGGTGGAAATTCCAAAGAGCATGCTGAAAAATTTTTAGAGTATGTATCTAAATTAAATATTCCTAAGATAAAATATTTAGTTCTTACACATTGGCATTGGGATCATGTATTTGGAATAAAAACAATTAATGCAATTAATATAGTTCAAAAAGAAAGTAATGAAAAAATAAAATGGTTAAAAACTTTAAAATGGACTGATGAAGCTATAGATGAAAGAGTAAAAAATGGTGAAGAAATAGATTTTTGTAGAGAACATATAAAAATTGAAATGCCAAATAGTAATAGAAATATAGAGATACCTTCAGCAGATATAGTATTTAATGAAGAAATAGAAATTGATTTAGGAGGAATAATAGTAAAAGCTATACATATACCTTGTGATCATTCTAATGATTCAACAATAATTTGGATACCAAAAGAAAAGGTAACATTTTTAGGTGATGCTTTATATTTAGATATGTATCATGGAGAGTGGAGTTATTCAAGAGAAAAGTTTTATCCATTATTAGAAAAGCTAAAGAATCAAAAATCAAATTATTATATTCCAGCACATCATCCTAAATATGATAATAATAGTTTTAATGAATTTGTAAGTTATCAAATTTCAATAGGAGATTTAGTTGGAGAAGAAACATCAATTGAAAATGTTAAAAAAGCATTTGAGTTTAAAAATAAAAGAAATCCAAATGAACAGGAACTAGAGGATTTAAAAGTTTTTGTAAATGGAAATAGGAAAAACCTTATTATTGACAATTGGACAAAATAA
- a CDS encoding ECF-type riboflavin transporter substrate-binding protein, with protein MRYKKLSIKTIVAIGIGSAVFMILGRFGSIPTGIPNTNIETAYAFLALMALLYGPLAGMLIGFIGHALKDIVFYGSPWLSWVLASSAVGLIIGMSWRKIKINEGIFDKKQIIIFNIIQIIANGVAWFFVAPTLDIIIYAEPANKAYLQGLIGGISNMITIGVLGSILISNYAKTRIKRGSLKREP; from the coding sequence ATGAGATATAAGAAATTATCAATTAAAACAATTGTTGCAATAGGAATAGGATCAGCTGTTTTTATGATACTAGGAAGGTTTGGTTCAATCCCAACAGGAATACCAAATACTAATATAGAAACTGCATATGCCTTTTTAGCATTAATGGCATTATTATATGGACCTTTAGCAGGAATGTTAATAGGGTTCATAGGACATGCGTTAAAAGACATAGTATTTTATGGTTCACCTTGGTTAAGCTGGGTATTAGCATCATCAGCAGTAGGCTTAATTATAGGTATGTCATGGAGGAAAATTAAAATTAATGAAGGTATATTTGATAAAAAGCAAATAATAATTTTTAATATTATTCAAATTATAGCTAATGGAGTAGCATGGTTTTTTGTAGCTCCAACATTAGATATCATTATATATGCAGAGCCAGCCAATAAAGCTTATCTTCAAGGTTTAATTGGAGGAATATCTAATATGATTACTATTGGAGTGTTAGGAAGTATATTAATATCTAATTATGCAAAAACAAGAATTAAAAGAGGCAGTTTAAAAAGAGAGCCTTAA
- a CDS encoding ABC transporter ATP-binding protein gives MKKPIIEFKDFSVQYIVQEEKTLKNINLTIYEGEKVLIVGPSGSGKSTIAHCINGLIPFSYDAEISGSLKVHGKETKNMSIFELSKVVGTVLQDPDSQFIGLTVGEDIAFKLENDCVPNDKMKSIVEHISKIVDINTHINVAPHRLSGGQKQRVTLAGAIVDNVDILLFDEPLASLDPKAGKASIELIDEIQKNNNKTILIVEHRLEDVLYKDVDRIIVMNEGQIVADTNPDELLSSNILKDNGIREPLYITALKYAGCNITKEIKPSNINKINLDNYRENIINWYNYNKEVLREEEKSTILEFNNVSFGYSKNLKTLNNISFKINKGDMVSIVGKNGAGKSTISKLICGFYKEISGDILFNGKSLKNYTIKERAEVIGMVMQNPNQMISKTMIFDEVAFGLKVRGVSEDEIKERVFETLKICGLYEYRNWPISALSYGQKKRVTIASILVLNPEIIILDEPTAGQDFKRYNEIMEFLLKLNKRGITIIMITHDMHLMLEYTNRAIVIANGCKLADDTSVNILTDKTLIKAANLKETSLYELAVKLGLNNPKDFVKKFINYDRSVRS, from the coding sequence ATGAAGAAGCCAATTATAGAGTTTAAGGATTTCTCTGTTCAATATATAGTTCAGGAAGAAAAAACTTTGAAAAATATAAATTTAACAATATATGAGGGTGAAAAGGTTCTTATAGTAGGACCATCAGGATCAGGAAAAAGTACTATAGCTCATTGTATAAATGGACTTATACCATTTTCTTATGATGCTGAAATTTCAGGTAGTTTAAAAGTTCATGGTAAAGAAACGAAAAATATGAGCATATTTGAACTTTCAAAGGTAGTGGGAACTGTACTTCAAGATCCCGATAGTCAATTTATTGGGTTAACAGTAGGAGAAGATATTGCATTTAAGCTGGAAAATGATTGTGTTCCAAATGATAAAATGAAAAGTATAGTAGAACATATATCAAAAATAGTAGATATTAATACTCATATTAATGTAGCACCACATAGATTATCAGGTGGTCAAAAGCAGCGTGTTACTTTAGCCGGAGCTATAGTAGATAATGTAGATATTCTCCTTTTTGATGAGCCATTAGCTAGTTTAGATCCTAAAGCAGGTAAAGCATCTATAGAGCTTATAGATGAAATACAAAAAAATAATAATAAGACTATCTTAATTGTAGAGCATAGATTAGAAGATGTTTTATATAAAGACGTAGATAGAATTATTGTAATGAATGAAGGACAAATAGTAGCAGATACTAATCCAGATGAATTGTTATCTTCAAACATATTAAAAGATAATGGAATTAGAGAACCTTTATACATAACAGCACTTAAATATGCAGGATGTAATATAACAAAAGAGATTAAACCATCAAATATAAATAAAATTAATCTTGATAATTATAGGGAGAACATAATAAATTGGTACAACTATAATAAAGAGGTTTTAAGAGAGGAAGAGAAATCTACTATATTAGAATTTAACAATGTTTCCTTTGGATACTCTAAAAATTTAAAAACTTTAAATAATATAAGTTTTAAAATTAATAAAGGTGATATGGTTAGTATAGTAGGGAAAAATGGTGCTGGAAAATCAACTATATCAAAGCTTATATGCGGGTTTTATAAAGAAATTTCAGGGGATATTTTATTTAATGGTAAAAGTTTAAAAAATTATACTATTAAAGAAAGAGCTGAAGTTATAGGAATGGTAATGCAAAATCCAAATCAAATGATTTCAAAAACAATGATATTTGACGAAGTTGCTTTTGGGTTAAAAGTAAGAGGAGTATCAGAAGATGAAATTAAAGAGAGAGTCTTTGAAACATTAAAGATTTGTGGATTATATGAATATAGAAACTGGCCTATATCAGCTTTAAGTTATGGACAAAAGAAGAGAGTAACAATAGCTTCAATATTAGTTTTAAACCCTGAAATTATAATACTAGATGAACCAACGGCAGGTCAAGATTTTAAAAGATATAATGAAATAATGGAGTTCTTATTAAAGTTAAATAAAAGAGGTATAACTATAATAATGATTACTCACGATATGCATTTAATGCTTGAATATACAAATAGAGCAATAGTTATAGCGAATGGATGTAAATTAGCTGATGACACTTCAGTAAATATTTTAACAGATAAGACTTTAATTAAAGCAGCAAATTTAAAAGAAACATCATTGTATGAATTAGCTGTTAAATTAGGATTAAATAATCCAAAAGACTTTGTTAAGAAATTTATTAATTATGATAGGAGTGTTAGAAGTTAA
- a CDS encoding energy-coupling factor transporter transmembrane component T family protein translates to MNENMLGYIKEDSIIHNLTGATKLICFILWTLTSMLTYDTRILFIMFIFSIVVFKLSKIKFKDVSFIFYFILFFLILNNIAIFIFSPYEGVNIYGTEHKLLHLIGPYNITTEQLFYQLNVTIKYFSVIPMALLFISTTEPSEFASSLNRIGISYKIAYSVSIALRYIPDIQRDYQDISFAQQARGIDMSKKEKFIKRIKNIAAILMPLIFSSLDRIEKITSAMELRGFGNKKSRTWYNANRFNKNDYMAIIMVIVLFIVSLMITVNNGNRFYNPFV, encoded by the coding sequence ATGAATGAAAATATGTTAGGATACATAAAAGAAGATTCTATAATTCATAATTTAACAGGAGCAACAAAGCTTATATGTTTTATACTTTGGACATTAACTTCAATGTTAACTTATGATACTAGAATACTTTTTATAATGTTTATATTTAGTATAGTAGTTTTTAAATTATCTAAAATAAAATTTAAAGATGTTTCCTTTATATTTTATTTTATACTGTTTTTTTTAATATTAAATAATATAGCAATATTTATATTTTCACCTTATGAAGGAGTTAATATTTATGGAACAGAGCATAAACTACTTCATTTAATTGGACCATATAATATAACAACAGAACAATTGTTTTATCAACTTAATGTAACTATTAAATATTTTTCAGTAATTCCTATGGCGTTATTATTTATATCTACTACAGAGCCAAGTGAATTTGCTTCATCTTTAAATAGAATAGGAATAAGTTATAAAATAGCTTATTCAGTATCAATTGCATTAAGATATATACCAGATATACAAAGAGATTATCAAGACATCTCTTTTGCTCAACAAGCTAGAGGAATAGATATGTCTAAAAAAGAAAAATTCATAAAAAGAATAAAAAATATAGCTGCAATACTTATGCCATTAATATTTTCTAGTTTAGATAGAATAGAAAAGATAACTTCAGCAATGGAACTTAGAGGCTTTGGAAATAAAAAAAGCCGTACATGGTATAATGCAAATAGATTTAATAAAAATGATTATATGGCAATAATAATGGTAATAGTCTTATTTATAGTATCATTAATGATTACTGTAAATAATGGAAATAGATTTTACAATCCATTTGTATAA
- a CDS encoding CPBP family intramembrane glutamic endopeptidase: MKGRVKSFFAAVGYSFLCALLQGIVSIIIIIPIVLSSAPINNFSPDNITNLIAPFMNYILMASSIVTMLTLWIIFKCRKLNLKEEILLKKTKSCNIIGAIILGFFAWIFNSSWVGFLQTLDQFKEAFNVMDQMLSGVGSGNIFVAILVVGIIAPIAEEFIFRGVIYRALKKNMSIVSTIIIQAILFGIFHGNLIQGMYTIPLALVLGYVTYRTNSLLPAIMIHIVNNTAATVMPMFLTGVDITMPLVIILFILGLLGVILPLRFIIKKNPKKIDSYTNINTSVE; the protein is encoded by the coding sequence ATGAAGGGGAGAGTAAAGAGTTTTTTTGCAGCAGTTGGGTATTCGTTTTTATGTGCATTATTACAAGGTATTGTATCTATTATTATTATAATTCCAATAGTTCTTAGTAGTGCACCAATAAATAATTTTAGTCCAGATAATATTACAAATTTAATTGCACCATTTATGAATTATATTTTAATGGCATCATCAATTGTAACTATGCTTACGTTATGGATAATTTTCAAATGTAGAAAATTAAATTTAAAAGAAGAGATATTATTAAAGAAAACCAAAAGTTGTAATATCATAGGAGCTATCATATTAGGTTTTTTTGCATGGATATTTAATTCATCATGGGTTGGATTTTTACAAACTTTAGATCAATTTAAAGAAGCGTTTAATGTTATGGACCAAATGTTGTCAGGAGTTGGAAGCGGTAATATTTTTGTAGCAATATTAGTTGTTGGAATTATAGCACCAATTGCAGAAGAATTTATATTTAGAGGTGTTATATATAGAGCATTAAAGAAAAATATGAGTATAGTATCTACAATAATAATACAAGCTATACTATTTGGAATTTTTCATGGGAATTTAATACAAGGAATGTACACAATTCCTTTAGCCTTAGTATTAGGATATGTAACATATAGGACTAATTCATTACTTCCTGCAATTATGATTCATATAGTTAATAATACAGCAGCTACAGTTATGCCTATGTTTTTAACTGGAGTTGACATTACAATGCCTTTGGTTATAATATTATTTATTTTAGGTTTATTAGGCGTAATATTACCATTAAGATTTATAATAAAGAAAAATCCTAAAAAAATAGATAGTTATACGAATATTAATACATCAGTAGAATAG
- a CDS encoding IS256 family transposase → MTRKIDTNFDYNEEIKRCKTIDDVMGKNGLIQRLVKDVLENILEGEMEEHLGRNKYERVEAVDQTKKNYRNGYSRKNLRSSFGDVDLDVPRDRNAEFEPQIIKKYETVCTELYKKIISLYAKGMSTSDIQAEIEDLYGITISPSMVSKITDKVLASAAEWQNRALDKIYPIVYLDAMYFKVRSNGKIVNKAVYICLGYTMEGYKDILGIWVDEAEGAKFWLGICNDLKNRGVKEILIACMDGLKGLPQAIKTVFPSVNIQTCIVHQIRNSIKYIASKDKKAFMKDLKEVYKATTEELALAQLDNLKERWGDKYGIVIDSWYNNWSNLSTFFDFSPTIRKMIYTTNILEGFNRQIRKFTKVRVIFPTDESLNKCVYLATMEILEKWTQPIHNWGATLAELSIIFEDQLKDELA, encoded by the coding sequence ATGACAAGAAAAATTGATACCAACTTTGATTACAACGAGGAAATTAAAAGATGTAAAACAATCGATGATGTGATGGGTAAAAACGGATTAATACAAAGATTAGTTAAAGATGTTCTTGAAAATATATTAGAAGGTGAAATGGAAGAACATCTAGGAAGAAATAAATATGAACGTGTAGAAGCAGTTGATCAAACTAAGAAGAACTACAGGAATGGTTATAGTCGCAAAAATTTAAGAAGTTCCTTCGGTGACGTCGACCTAGACGTACCCCGTGATAGAAATGCTGAATTTGAGCCACAAATTATAAAAAAATATGAAACTGTGTGTACTGAGTTATATAAAAAGATTATATCTTTATATGCTAAAGGTATGTCAACATCTGATATTCAGGCTGAAATTGAAGACTTATATGGAATAACTATATCACCATCGATGGTATCTAAAATAACTGATAAAGTGCTTGCTAGCGCCGCCGAATGGCAAAATAGAGCATTAGATAAAATATATCCAATAGTTTATTTAGATGCTATGTACTTTAAAGTTAGAAGTAATGGAAAGATAGTTAACAAGGCTGTCTATATATGCTTAGGATACACTATGGAAGGATATAAAGATATTTTAGGTATATGGGTTGATGAAGCTGAAGGTGCTAAATTCTGGTTAGGAATTTGCAATGATTTAAAAAATAGAGGTGTAAAAGAAATTTTAATTGCTTGTATGGATGGATTAAAAGGGCTTCCACAAGCTATAAAAACAGTATTTCCATCAGTAAATATTCAAACATGTATTGTTCATCAAATAAGAAATTCAATAAAATACATAGCTTCAAAAGATAAAAAAGCATTTATGAAAGATTTGAAGGAGGTTTATAAGGCTACAACAGAGGAACTTGCGTTAGCACAGCTAGATAATTTAAAGGAGAGATGGGGAGATAAATATGGAATAGTAATAGATTCCTGGTATAATAATTGGAGTAACCTTTCAACATTTTTCGACTTCTCTCCAACTATAAGAAAGATGATTTATACTACAAATATCTTAGAAGGTTTTAATCGTCAAATACGTAAATTCACTAAAGTTAGAGTCATATTCCCAACTGATGAATCTTTAAATAAGTGTGTTTACTTAGCAACGATGGAGATACTAGAAAAATGGACTCAGCCTATACATAATTGGGGTGCTACGTTAGCAGAGCTATCAATAATATTTGAAGATCAATTAAAAGATGAATTAGCTTAA
- a CDS encoding DeoR family transcriptional regulator, which yields MRYLSMFAEERLEEILKLINKEGRIFVKDLSQKFNVSEGMIRKDLQKL from the coding sequence ATGAGATATTTATCTATGTTTGCAGAAGAAAGATTAGAAGAGATTCTAAAATTAATTAATAAAGAAGGAAGAATTTTTGTAAAAGATCTTAGCCAAAAATTTAATGTATCAGAGGGAATGATTCGAAAAGATCTTCAAAAGTTATAA
- a CDS encoding transaldolase family protein has protein sequence MLRVQVLSRKAKEMLGDSDYLKNYVGGNLYIKVTVTKEGIKEIKMLKETEYKVTATDIFTVQDKLLEHYMTDLSVESSIENWKKVFGVGALV, from the coding sequence ATGTTACGTGTACAAGTTTTATCAAGAAAGGCTAAAGAAATGTTAGGTGATTCGGATTATTTAAAAAATTATGTTGGAGGAAATTTGTATATTAAAGTTACAGTTACAAAAGAAGGAATTAAGGAAATTAAAATGTTAAAGGAAACGGAATATAAAGTAACTGCTACAGATATATTTACTGTTCAAGATAAATTATTAGAACATTATATGACAGATTTAAGTGTAGAGAGTTCTATAGAGAATTGGAAGAAAGTTTTTGGAGTAGGTGCTTTAGTTTAG
- a CDS encoding HAD family hydrolase gives MIKLIATDMDGTLLNSNNEINPEFYDVFKKLREKDIIFAAASGRQYYNLLKRFDKVKDDMLFIAENGTFVMFNGEELLVNALDKDIALELIEIGRSIENCYVIVCGKNSAYIESRDERFIKETKKYYERYEVVDDVTKVDDDILKVTICDLSGAETNSNKYFDKYRETLQVTVSGEIWLDITANGVNKGVAINKLQEKLNIKPEETMVFGDYLNDLEMMKSAYHSYAMKNAHEELKKVARFEAKSNDENGVVLAIKEAVGI, from the coding sequence ATGATTAAGCTTATAGCAACAGATATGGATGGAACATTATTAAATAGCAATAATGAAATAAATCCAGAATTTTATGATGTTTTTAAAAAATTAAGAGAAAAGGATATTATTTTTGCAGCAGCAAGTGGAAGACAGTATTATAATCTTTTAAAAAGATTCGATAAAGTAAAAGATGATATGCTTTTTATTGCTGAAAATGGAACCTTTGTAATGTTTAATGGAGAAGAGCTTTTAGTTAATGCATTAGATAAAGATATAGCTTTGGAGTTAATTGAAATAGGTAGATCAATAGAAAATTGCTATGTTATAGTATGTGGTAAAAATTCAGCTTATATTGAAAGTAGAGATGAAAGATTTATAAAAGAAACAAAAAAATACTATGAAAGATATGAAGTTGTAGATGATGTTACTAAAGTAGATGATGATATATTAAAGGTTACAATATGCGATTTATCTGGAGCTGAAACTAATAGTAATAAGTATTTTGATAAATACAGAGAAACTCTTCAAGTAACTGTTTCAGGTGAAATATGGTTAGATATAACAGCTAATGGAGTAAATAAGGGTGTAGCAATAAATAAGCTTCAAGAAAAGTTAAATATAAAACCAGAGGAAACAATGGTATTTGGAGATTATTTAAATGATTTAGAAATGATGAAAAGTGCATATCATAGCTACGCAATGAAAAATGCTCATGAGGAATTAAAAAAAGTTGCAAGATTTGAAGCTAAAAGTAATGATGAAAATGGAGTTGTTTTAGCAATAAAAGAAGCAGTAGGAATATAA
- a CDS encoding MarR family winged helix-turn-helix transcriptional regulator: MDTVDLTKLSDALFKMLFQLNKKVFNQDEIIKGFPMPPSHVKVIFHLAHTGPSSVSQIAKTLYISKPNMTPIIDKLISEDFVTRYEDPNDRRIIRVELTKKAKDLFKAQKQKIKDMLQVKVSTLPEEDLITLESSVQNLTKIISKLD, from the coding sequence ATGGATACTGTTGACTTAACAAAATTATCTGACGCTTTATTTAAAATGCTATTTCAATTGAACAAAAAAGTATTTAATCAAGATGAAATTATAAAAGGATTTCCCATGCCACCTTCGCATGTAAAGGTTATATTCCATCTTGCTCATACAGGTCCATCATCTGTTTCACAAATAGCCAAAACTCTTTATATATCAAAACCTAATATGACACCTATTATAGATAAATTGATATCTGAAGATTTTGTTACAAGATATGAAGATCCTAATGACAGACGAATTATCAGAGTTGAATTAACTAAGAAAGCAAAAGATTTATTTAAAGCTCAAAAGCAAAAAATTAAAGACATGCTACAAGTAAAAGTTTCTACTCTTCCAGAGGAAGACTTAATTACTCTTGAAAGTTCAGTACAAAATCTTACTAAAATAATTTCTAAATTAGATTAA